One segment of Erigeron canadensis isolate Cc75 chromosome 2, C_canadensis_v1, whole genome shotgun sequence DNA contains the following:
- the LOC122588762 gene encoding AT-hook motif nuclear-localized protein 6-like isoform X1 has product MEMESKEDNKNHDSGTVTVPPAAVAVAGELNFGRLTAAPPLKKRGRPRKYGTDGKPTATLSPMPISASIPITRDYSSWKHSQGNNKLLSEIKRKQKLEFSSPAVGEQTSYSVCMNFTPHVLTVRSGEDVNMKIISFAQQGGRAICILAANGAISNVTLRQPDSSGGTLTYEGRFDILSLSGSFMSNNNGGAIGISGGMSVSLAGPDGRVLGGGLSGMLVAAGPIQVILGSFLPSHQHEQQNPKKSRFEPIPAISPPSIASTPIYKETTARGNGDESKISFTLTTPVENSGSLHASEAKVINTSPFEVSC; this is encoded by the exons atggaAATGGAAAGTAAGGAGGATAATAAGAATCATGATTCCGGTACAGTTACCGTTCCAccggcggcggtggcggtggccGGAGAGTTAAATTTCGGTAGGTTAACGGCGGCGCCGCCGTTGAAAAAGAGGGGAAGACCGAGGAAGTATGGAACGGACGGGAAACCGACGGCGACGTTATCTCCGATGCCGATATCGGCCTCGATTCCGATCACCAGAGACTATTCCAGCTGGAAACATAGTCAAGGGAATAACAAGCTTTTATCAGAAATTAAAAGGAAACAGAAATTGGAGTTTAGCTCACCAG CTGTAGGTGAGCAAACTTCATATTCAGTTTGCATGAATTTTACACCTCATGTGCTTACAGTTCGTTCTGGAGAG GATGTTAATATGAAGATCATATCATTTGCTCAACAAGGTGGAAGAGCTATTTGTATTCTTGCTGCAAATGGTGCAATTTCAAATGTTACACTTCGTCAGCCTGACTCTTCTGGAGGTACTTTAACATATGAG GGTCGTTTTGATATTCTTTCTTTATCCGGATCATTCATGTCTAATAATAATGGGGGAGCAATCGGTATATCTGGTGGAATGAGTGTTTCGTTAGCAGGCCCTGATGGGCGTGTTTTGGGTGGAGGTCTTTCTGGTATGCTAGTCGCCGCTGGTCCTATTCAG GTCATACTTGGAAGCTTTCTTCCCAGCCACCAACATGAGCAGCAAAACCCCAAGAAATCAAGATTCGAACCGATACCCGCCATCTCACCTCCTAGTATTGCTTCCACGCctatatataaagaaacaaCCGCTAGGGGTAATGGAGATGAATCCAAAATAAGCTTTACGCTCACAACCCCAGTAGAAAATAGCGGATCTTTACATGCGTCTGAAGCTAAGGTTATCAACACATCACCCTTTGAAGTTTCTTGCTGA
- the LOC122589131 gene encoding 65-kDa microtubule-associated protein 3-like produces the protein MSTPTKDPLLQVETTCGSLLYELQIIWDEVGENDVERDRMLLELERECLEVYRRKVDLANKCRAQLRQAIADSEAELAAICSALGERPVHIRQSDQKAGSLKVELRAILPELEEMKKRKAERRNKFLQLLEQIQKIHKEMYATSSNMVLDETDLSIRKLDELNTKLQTLQKEKSDRLKQVLDYLSSLNSLCLVLGMDFKQTIDEIHPSLSETEGEKSISNDTIARLATAIQRLREVKIQRMQRIQDLATSLIELWNLMDTPVEEQQMFQSVACNIAASEEEITEPGLLSVDYINYVETEVSRLENLKASKMKELVFKKRSELEEICKKTHLLPEADTSLEIAIEAIESGVVDAACLLEQIEMLIGKVKEEAYSRKEILEKVEKWMMACEEECWLEEYNRDDNRYNAGRGAHLTLKRAEKARALVSKLPGMVEALVVKTVAWENERGVEFTYDGVRLLSMLEDYKILRQEKEEERKRQRDQKKLQGQLIAEQEALFGSKPSPMKQQSAKKGGRLSMGGSGTSSNRRLSLGGAAHATPKPDPHFIRAATPNTRPVKKIDRQLSSKDEGYGFVTPGRKGLEMAGNKKRSELEPAQTTFRKPFSPISKESSKANMTEPNRKHDMSQKTIQNNTTPFTTPSKTTMFAFEEENRTPHKNITQILPSTPFTPSAPMQTVMTPMIKEMTTPFTPSAPMQTVMTPAIKEIIPDEVIEYSFEERRAGFVLPRAQNTRTEV, from the exons ATGTCTACTCCAACGAAAGATCCACTTTTGCAAGTGGAAACCACTTGTGGATCCCTTTTATATGAACTTCAG ATTATATGGGATGAAGTAGGCGAGAATGATGTGGAAAGGGATAGGATGTTGTTAGAGCTCGAACGGGAGTGTCTTGAGGTGTACAGGAGGAAAGTGGATTTAGCAAATAAATGTAGAGCTCAACTAAGACAAGCAATCGCCGATTCTGAAGCTGAGTTAGCTGCTATTTGTTCTGCTCTGGGAGAACGGCCCGTCCATATTAGACAG TCTGATCAAAAAGCTGGAAGTCTAAAGGTGGAATTAAGAGCCATTTTGCCAGAACTTGAAgaaatgaagaagaggaaagcGGAAAGAAGAAATAAATTTCTTCAATTGTTGGAACAAATACAAAAGATACATAAAGAGATGTATGCAACGTCTTCAAATATGGTCTTAGATGAAACCGATCTGTCCATTAGAAAGCTTGATGAACTTAATACAAAACTGCAAACACTTCAGAAGGAAAAG AGTGACCGTTTGAAGCAAGTACTAGACTACTTGAGTTCGTTGAATTCACTATGCTTGGTGCTTGGGATGGATTTCAAGCAGACAATAGATGAAATTCATCCAAGTTTATCTGAGACAGAAGGAGAAAAAAGTATTAGTAATGATACGATCGCAAGGCTTGCAACTGCTATACAAAGACTTCGGGAGGTTAAGATACAGAGAATGCAGAGA ATTCAAGATCTTGCAACATCTCTGATAGAGCTGTGGAATCTAATGGATACGCCAGTTGAAGAGCAACAGATGTTTCAAAGTGTTGCGTGTAATATAGCAGCTTCGGAGGAGGAGATAACAGAGCCTGGCCTTCTTTCTGTAGATTACATTAATTAT GTTGAGACGGAGGTGTCTAGGCTGGAAAACTTGAAGGCTAGCAAAATGAAAGAACTTGTATTCAAGAAAAGATCAGAACTAGAAGAGATTTGCAAGAAGACACATTTGCTGCCGGAAGCTGACACATCACTGGAAATTGCAATCGAAGCTATTGAATCAG GAGTTGTTGATGCTGCTTGCCTTCTTGAGCAAATAGAGATGTTAATAGGGAAAGTAAAAGAGGAGGCCTATAGTAGAAAAGAAATACTTGAAAAGGTTGAGAAATGGATGATGGCATGTGAAGAAGAATGCTGGCTGGAGGAGTATAATAGG GATGATAATCGATATAATGCTGGACGAGGTGCCCATCTTACACTAAAGCGTGCAGAAAAAGCACGTGCTTTGGTTAGCAAACTTCCAG GAATGGTGGAAGCTTTGGTGGTGAAAACTGTAGCCTGGGAGAACGAAAGAGGCGTTGAATTTACCTATGATGGG GTTCGGCTTCTTTCAATGCTTGAGGACTACAAGATATTAAggcaagaaaaagaagaagaacgAAAGAGGCAAAGG GACCAGAAGAAACTTCAGGGACAGTTGATAGCTGAACAGGAAGCACTATTTGGTTCAAAACCGAGCCCAATGAAGCAACAAAGTGCCAAAAAAGGTGGTAGATTGTCAATGGGTGGTTCAGGTACATCAAGCAACAGGAGACTGTCATTGGGTGGAGCAGCTCATGCGACTCCTAAACCAGATCCTCATTTCATTAGAGCTGCTACTCCTAATACCCGTCCTGTCAAAAAGATTGATCGTCAGTTAAGTAGCAAAGATGAGGGATACGGTTTTGTGACCCCTG GAAGGAAAGGTTTGGAAATGGCTGGTAATAAGAAACGCAGTGAACTAGAGCCAGCACAGACAACATTTCGCAAGCCATTCTCGCCTATTTCTAAAGAATCATCAAAAGCTAACATGACAGAACCTAACAGAAAACACGATATGTCACAAAAAACCATTCAAAACAATACCACACCATTCACAACTCCTTCTAAAACGACAATGTTTGCCTTCGAAGAAGAAAACCGAACTCCCCATAAAAACATAACTCAAATACTACCGTCTACACCATTCACACCTTCTGCTCCGATGCAAACAGTGATGACACCCATGATTAAGGAGATGACCACACCATTCACACCTTCTGCTCCAATGCAGACAGTGATGACACCTGCGATTAAGGAGATTATTCCTGATGAAGTTATCGAGTACTCTTTTGAAGAACGACGAGCTGGTTTTGTGCTACCCAGGGCACAAAACACCAGGACAGAAGTTTAA
- the LOC122589249 gene encoding protein PSK SIMULATOR 1-like, with amino-acid sequence MVLETWLFKVKKTISHSFDSIHVTTPPPSKKSTCVTKRSKVGVLAFEIAGIMPKLTHMWRFLSDENMDHLRNHSICLEGVRKLVSNKDAFLLGLACAEMVENLRIVALSVSRLSKRCEDLSLAGFETTLDAFANTGHDPCGWALNLKDMEIKIKKMERYVATTAALYREMDELTIIENNIKKSLNSKKDHHHHDQEVINTCKQQKILDLQQKLIWQKQQIKYVKEKSLWNRSFDSITSLLATSIFTILSRIKIVFGITQNYPASLPRSLSASATVYPSDQTSNSWHVSLIKSTKHQENKEISLGFFEINSKILKPLSNTLGAAALALHYANLIIVMEKMIRSPQLVGLDARDDLYSMLPNSIRSSLRGRLKGIGFTATDPVLAGEWREALNKILGWLSPLAHNMIKWQSERSFEHQNRVPKTNVLLLKTLYFANQEKTEAAIAELLVGLNYIWRFEREMNAKALFNCSSPVK; translated from the coding sequence ATGGTTCTTGAAACATGGCTTTTCAAAGTCAAGAAAACCATATCCCATAGCTTTGATTCAATTCATGttacaacaccaccaccatccaaAAAAAGTACTTGTGTAACCAAGAGATCAAAAGTTGGTGTTTTGGCATTCGAGATAGCCGGAATCATGCCAAAACTCACCCACATGTGGCGATTCCTATCCGACGAGAATATGGACCATCTTCGTAACCATTCAATATGTCTAGAAGGGGTCCGAAAACTTGTTTCAAACAAAGATGCTTTCTTGCTTGGCTTAGCATGTGCGGAAATGGTTGAAAATCTTAGAATCGTGGCCTTGTCTGTCTCGCGCCTTAGTAAAAGGTGCGAGGACTTGAGTCTGGCTGGCTTTGAGACCACGTTAGATGCATTTGCCAACACGGGTCATGACCCGTGTGGCTGGGCTTTAAATTTGAAAGATATggaaattaagattaagaaaatggaaagaTATGTTGCAACTACAGCTGCACTTTATAGAGAGATGGATGAGCTAACAATTATAGAGAATAATATAAAGAAATCATTGAATTCAAAAAaggatcatcatcatcatgatcaAGAGGTGATCAACACTTGTAAGCAACAAAAGATTCTTGATcttcaacaaaaactcatttggcaaaaacaacaaattaagTATGTAAAAGAGAAATCCTTATGGAATAGAAGTTTTGATTCAATAACTTCATTATTAGCCACATCAATCTTCACAATTCTTTCAAGAATCAAGATTGTTTTCGGTATCACTCAAAATTATCCAGCCTCTCTGCCTCGTAGCCTCTCTGCCTCAGCCACTGTCTACCCATCTGATCAAACTTCAAATTCGTGGCACGTCTCGTTGATCAAAAGCACAAAACatcaagaaaacaaagaaaTCTCACTTGggttttttgaaataaactcaAAGATACTAAAACCATTATCTAATACTTTAGGGGCAGCTGCTTTAGCTTTGCATTATGCAAATTTGATCATTGTGATGGAAAAAATGATAAGATCACCTCAATTGGTTGGTCTTGATGCAAGAGATGATCTTTATTCAATGTTACCTAATAGTATTCGATCTTCTTTAAGGGGTCGATTAAAAGGTATTGGGTTCACAGCAACTGATCCTGTTCTTGCAGGGGAATGGAGAGAAGCTTTAAATAAGATTTTAGGATGGTTGTCACCATTAGCACATAACATGATCAAATGGCAAAGCGAAAGAAGTTTTGAACATCAAAATCGTGTCCCAAAAACGAACGTTCTTCTTCTAAAAACGTTATATTTCGCGAATCAGGAGAAAACTGAAGCTGCAATTGCTGAGCTTTTAGTTGGTTTGAACTACATTTGGAGGTTTGAAAGAGAGATGAATGCTAAAGCTTTGTTTAATTGCAGTAGTCCAGTTAAGTAA
- the LOC122588049 gene encoding F-box/LRR-repeat protein 12-like gives MDCGRMYTTKLLNDDCLCFILKKLDTKTDRDSFGLTCHRFLDIQNSSRKHLKVVIEPDSCSSTSTSMVDKLLNRFTQLQSLDLNHCSVDFTKLRYSHNYGSLYLNSLDLSHCDNLNDYGFQILTTLCRFLKRVDISWCVNITDLGISHLNRNCRQLTSLTITGCDRIVGVSFHEFPPSLRWLEAARCHLDYTCVYGVLSRGALECLNLSDASVFNGFSLQKVVSRFSGANFKILNFKHCDLVTTDDVIKIAKGCPLLQEWNLSWSRGSRTILLPGWMSIASHCQNLEKLDINNCTFDDKALLTLGNGCSRLSWIDISDCAFVTNRGLQTFKTRRPHVEVKQQDTPFFCFRRDSHKQDTIPVTFQTCVNMEIYGLILGWCCIADCCSQMLVSRHIWSGLIIALWLQGPGLESFTPMVKSAPQLTEVVHTLNYFNRFTQLQSLDLNHSSTDFTKLQHSHNYGSLLNSLDLSHCDNLNDTGLASFASCCPSLSIICLCKSSSVTDYGFQTLTALCRLLKRVDISWCTNIIDIGISHLNRNCRRLTSLTITGCGRILGGSFHEFPPSLRSLEAARCQLDYICVSGVLSRGALECLNLSDCLVDGFSLQKVVFGNSGANFKILNFKLCGDLVTTDDVIKVSKGCPLLREWNLSWIRGRCAILLPGWESIASHCQNLEKLDI, from the exons atggaTTGTGGTCGGATGTATACGACAAAGCTGCTCAACGAtgattgtttgtgttttatattaaaaaaattagacaCCAAAACCGATCGTGATAGTTTTGGGTTAACCTGTCACCGTTTTCTAGATATTCAAAATTCAAGTCGCAAACACTTGAAAGTCGTCATCGAACCTGATAGTTGTTCATCGACATCCACATCTATGGTTGATAAGTTGCTTAACCGTTTTACGCAATTACAATCTCTGGACCTCAACCATTGTTCAGTTGATTTCACCAAATTGCGATATTCACATAATTACGGCTCCCTCTACTTAAACTCTCTCGATCTTTCTCATTGCGATAATCTTAACGATTATGGATTTCAAATCTTGACAACTTTGTGTCGTTTCCTCAAACGCGTGGATATTAGTTGGTGCGTTAACATAACAGACCTTGGAATTTCTCACCTCAACCGTAACTGTCGTCAGCTTACATCACTCACAATCACCGGTTGCGATAGAATCGTTGGTGTAAGCTTCCATGAGTTTCCTCCATCGTTGCGTTGGTTAGAAGCCGCACGTTGTCATCTTGATTACACATGTGTTTATGGAGTTTTAAGCAGAGGTGCTCTGGAGTGTCTGAATCTTTCCGATGCTTCTGTCTTTAACGGATTTAGCCTCCAGAAGGTTGTTTCCAGGTTTTCTGGAGCAAATTTTAAAATCCTCAATTTCAAGCATTGTGACCTCGTCACCACCGACGATGTCATCAAGATCGCAAAAGGATGTCCGCTGTTACAAGAGTGGAACTTATCATGGAGTCGTGGGAGTCGTACAATTTTGCTTCCCGGATGGATGTCAATTGCATCACATTGTCAAAATCTGGAAAAACTTGACATCAACAATTGCACCTTCGATGATAAAGCTTTGCTCACTTTGGGTAACGGTTGCAGCCGGTTATCGTGGATAGACATCTCAGATTGCGCTTTTGTTACTAATCGAGGCCTCCAAACTTTTAAGACACGAAGGCCACATGTGGAGGTCAAACAACAAGATACGCCTTTCTTTTGTTTTCGGCGTGATTCCCACAAACAAGACACAATCCCTGTAACATT CCAGACATGTGTTAATATGGAGATATATGGTCTGATACTTGGCTGGTGTTGCATTGCGGATTGTTGCAGCCAGATGCTTGTATCCAG GCATATCTGGTCTGGTTTAATCATTGCTTTATGGTTGCAAGGACCGGGTTTGGAATCCTTCACCCCAATGGTCAAA TCTGCCCCTCAGTTAACTGAGGTTGTCCATACTTTAAATTACTTTAACCGTTTTACGCAATTACAATCTCTGGACCTGAACCATTCTTCAACCGATTTCACCAAATTGCAACATTCACATAATTATGGCTCCCTCTTAAACTCTCTCGATCTTTCTCATTGCGATAATCTTAACGATACCGGCCTTGCATCCTTTGCTTCTTGCTGTCCTAGCTTGTCTATAATCTGTCTTTGTAAATCTTCCTCTGTTACCGATTATGGATTTCAAACCTTGACAGCATTGTGTCGTCTCCTCAAACGCGTGGATATTAGTTGGTGCACTAACATTATTGACATTGGGATTTCTCACCTCAACCGCAACTGTCGCCGGCTTACATCCCTCACAATCACTGGATGCGGTAGAATCCTTGGTGGAAGCTTTCATGAGTTTCCTCCATCGTTGCGTTCTTTAGAAGCCGCAAGGTGTCAGCTTGATTACATATGTGTTTCTGGAGTTTTAAGCAGAGGTGCTCTGGAGTGTCTGAATCTTTCCGATTGTCTCGTTGATGGATTTAGCCTCCAGAAGGTTGTTTTCGGAAATTCTGGAGCAAATTTTAAAATCCTCAATTTTAAGCTGTGTGGTGACCTCGTCACCACCGACGATGTCATCAAGGTCTCAAAAGGTTGTCCGTTGTTACGAGAGTGGAACTTATCATGGATTCGTGGGAGGTGTGCGATTTTGCTTCCTGGATGGGAGTCAATTGCATCACATTGTCAAAATCTGGAAAAACTTGACATCTAA
- the LOC122588762 gene encoding AT-hook motif nuclear-localized protein 6-like isoform X2, whose translation MEMESKEDNKNHDSGTVTVPPAAVAVAGELNFGRLTAAPPLKKRGRPRKYGTDGKPTATLSPMPISASIPITRDYSSWKHSQGNNKLLSEIKRKQKLEFSSPGEQTSYSVCMNFTPHVLTVRSGEDVNMKIISFAQQGGRAICILAANGAISNVTLRQPDSSGGTLTYEGRFDILSLSGSFMSNNNGGAIGISGGMSVSLAGPDGRVLGGGLSGMLVAAGPIQVILGSFLPSHQHEQQNPKKSRFEPIPAISPPSIASTPIYKETTARGNGDESKISFTLTTPVENSGSLHASEAKVINTSPFEVSC comes from the exons atggaAATGGAAAGTAAGGAGGATAATAAGAATCATGATTCCGGTACAGTTACCGTTCCAccggcggcggtggcggtggccGGAGAGTTAAATTTCGGTAGGTTAACGGCGGCGCCGCCGTTGAAAAAGAGGGGAAGACCGAGGAAGTATGGAACGGACGGGAAACCGACGGCGACGTTATCTCCGATGCCGATATCGGCCTCGATTCCGATCACCAGAGACTATTCCAGCTGGAAACATAGTCAAGGGAATAACAAGCTTTTATCAGAAATTAAAAGGAAACAGAAATTGGAGTTTAGCTCACCAG GTGAGCAAACTTCATATTCAGTTTGCATGAATTTTACACCTCATGTGCTTACAGTTCGTTCTGGAGAG GATGTTAATATGAAGATCATATCATTTGCTCAACAAGGTGGAAGAGCTATTTGTATTCTTGCTGCAAATGGTGCAATTTCAAATGTTACACTTCGTCAGCCTGACTCTTCTGGAGGTACTTTAACATATGAG GGTCGTTTTGATATTCTTTCTTTATCCGGATCATTCATGTCTAATAATAATGGGGGAGCAATCGGTATATCTGGTGGAATGAGTGTTTCGTTAGCAGGCCCTGATGGGCGTGTTTTGGGTGGAGGTCTTTCTGGTATGCTAGTCGCCGCTGGTCCTATTCAG GTCATACTTGGAAGCTTTCTTCCCAGCCACCAACATGAGCAGCAAAACCCCAAGAAATCAAGATTCGAACCGATACCCGCCATCTCACCTCCTAGTATTGCTTCCACGCctatatataaagaaacaaCCGCTAGGGGTAATGGAGATGAATCCAAAATAAGCTTTACGCTCACAACCCCAGTAGAAAATAGCGGATCTTTACATGCGTCTGAAGCTAAGGTTATCAACACATCACCCTTTGAAGTTTCTTGCTGA